In Oscillatoria acuminata PCC 6304, a single window of DNA contains:
- a CDS encoding CHASE2 domain-containing protein, which translates to MWNQLKRQIWEWRGVWIAAPSVTVAVILLRFMGVLQPWEWAVYDLYMRARPSEPPDNRIAIVGINEADVRELGQAIIPDRVYAAVIENLKAMNPRAIGLDVYRDQPVEPGHAALRQIFESTPNLVGIQKVIGDRDRDTIAPPPGLQWVGSNDMILDEDQVKRRGLVMVSDADQNSIPSFSLYLAGLYLEAEGIAPEPVEGNEDSWKFGNQVFHRFQPNDGGYVQADHGGYQVLLNYAGPSRHFETVSLMDIARNRVPPDWGRDRIIVIGAVGESYQDLFFTPYTKEAGNRMAGVEVHANLVSQMISAALDDRPVIKTISEPYEWLWIFLWSSLGAFLIWKWRYVGGAGWLSVQRTAAAVLSAAALGGITYGAFVMGWWIPVVPPALALLGSATAIVAYVARTAGDIRKTFGRYLTDQVVANLLENPEGLKMGGERRKLTIFTSDLRGFTALSERLPPEEVVKILNFYLGYMADVITSYQGTIDEFMGDGILVLFGAPTSRPDDATRAIACGISMQLAMRHVNAQVVKWGLPELEMGIGINTGEVVVGNIGSEKRTKYGVVGSQVNLTYRIESYTTGGQILISEQTLLDAGGEDVVQIEGKREVMPKGVKEPLMIYDVNGIKEPYHISLTREEEVFLPLSEKIPIQYTILEGKHISETRLIGHLVQLSAKGAQVRTEPGAGDIIPIGLSNLKLNLLETNSEERQEDIYAKVLEKPAAEPHCFYIKFTAKPPAVAAYLDEVYKSIPVVVSS; encoded by the coding sequence ATGTGGAATCAATTAAAACGGCAAATTTGGGAATGGCGTGGGGTGTGGATTGCTGCTCCGTCCGTAACGGTAGCAGTAATCCTCCTGCGTTTTATGGGTGTACTACAGCCTTGGGAATGGGCTGTCTACGATCTGTATATGAGGGCGCGGCCCTCTGAACCTCCAGACAACCGAATCGCCATTGTCGGGATTAATGAAGCCGATGTGCGCGAATTAGGACAAGCGATCATTCCCGATCGCGTTTATGCCGCAGTCATCGAAAATCTCAAAGCCATGAACCCTCGGGCGATCGGCTTAGATGTCTATCGAGATCAACCCGTCGAACCCGGTCATGCTGCACTGCGTCAGATTTTTGAATCCACACCCAATCTGGTGGGAATTCAAAAAGTGATCGGGGACCGCGATCGTGACACCATTGCACCCCCTCCGGGCTTACAGTGGGTCGGTTCCAATGACATGATTTTGGATGAAGATCAGGTCAAGCGCCGGGGTTTGGTGATGGTGAGTGATGCAGACCAAAACAGCATCCCCAGTTTTAGTTTATATCTAGCCGGTCTCTATCTCGAAGCCGAAGGAATTGCCCCAGAACCCGTTGAGGGCAACGAAGACTCCTGGAAATTTGGGAACCAAGTGTTCCATCGTTTTCAACCGAACGATGGGGGCTACGTTCAGGCCGATCATGGGGGCTATCAAGTCCTGTTAAATTATGCGGGTCCCAGTCGGCATTTTGAGACGGTTTCCTTGATGGATATCGCCAGAAATCGAGTCCCGCCCGACTGGGGTCGCGATCGCATTATCGTGATTGGAGCCGTTGGGGAAAGCTACCAAGACTTATTTTTCACCCCCTACACCAAAGAAGCGGGGAACCGCATGGCCGGGGTAGAAGTTCACGCCAATCTCGTCAGCCAGATGATTAGTGCGGCCCTCGACGATCGCCCGGTTATTAAAACCATCTCCGAACCTTACGAATGGCTGTGGATTTTCCTCTGGAGTAGTCTGGGGGCATTTCTGATTTGGAAATGGCGCTATGTCGGGGGTGCAGGATGGCTCTCGGTTCAACGCACCGCAGCGGCGGTGTTGTCGGCGGCGGCCCTGGGGGGAATCACTTATGGGGCATTCGTTATGGGGTGGTGGATTCCCGTGGTGCCTCCAGCGTTGGCTTTACTCGGTTCTGCTACGGCGATCGTTGCTTACGTTGCCCGCACTGCCGGTGATATTCGCAAAACCTTTGGTCGCTATCTCACGGATCAAGTCGTCGCCAATTTACTAGAAAATCCAGAAGGATTAAAAATGGGCGGGGAACGGCGTAAACTGACAATTTTCACCTCAGATTTACGCGGATTTACCGCGCTTTCTGAACGTTTGCCCCCAGAAGAAGTGGTCAAAATTCTCAACTTTTATCTGGGATATATGGCCGATGTGATTACCTCTTACCAGGGAACCATTGATGAGTTTATGGGAGATGGTATCTTAGTGCTATTTGGTGCACCCACCTCCCGACCGGATGATGCCACCCGGGCGATCGCCTGCGGAATTTCCATGCAGTTAGCCATGCGTCATGTCAATGCCCAAGTGGTGAAATGGGGACTCCCTGAACTAGAAATGGGAATTGGTATCAATACCGGGGAAGTCGTCGTCGGCAACATCGGTTCAGAAAAACGCACTAAGTATGGAGTCGTCGGCAGTCAGGTCAATTTAACTTACCGCATTGAATCTTATACAACGGGAGGGCAAATTCTGATTTCTGAGCAGACTCTCCTCGATGCCGGAGGTGAGGATGTCGTCCAAATTGAGGGTAAACGTGAGGTAATGCCCAAAGGGGTGAAAGAACCCCTGATGATTTACGACGTGAACGGGATTAAAGAGCCTTATCATATCTCCCTCACCAGGGAAGAAGAGGTGTTTTTACCCCTGAGCGAAAAAATCCCCATTCAATACACCATTTTGGAAGGAAAGCACATCAGCGAAACCCGCCTAATTGGGCATTTAGTCCAGCTTTCGGCCAAAGGTGCTCAAGTGAGAACCGAACCGGGAGCCGGGGATATTATCCCCATCGGATTGAGCAATCTCAAGCTCAATTTATTGGAAACTAATTCCGAGGAAAGGCAGGAAGATATTTATGCCAAGGTCCTGGAAAAACCCGCCGCTGAACCCCATTGCTTTTACATTAAGTTTACAGCAAAACCCCCGGCAGTGGCAGCTTACCTGGATGAGGTGTATAAATCTATTCCGGTGGTCGTTTCGTCTTAA